Proteins encoded in a region of the Methylobacterium radiotolerans JCM 2831 genome:
- a CDS encoding DNA gyrase inhibitor YacG — protein sequence MSRERRPPPCPICRQPSVPDFRPFCSQRCADVDLGRWLNERYAIPEERDPDAPPPSPDPED from the coding sequence ATGAGCCGCGAACGCCGGCCGCCGCCCTGTCCGATCTGCCGACAGCCGTCCGTGCCGGATTTCCGGCCGTTCTGCTCCCAGCGCTGCGCCGACGTCGATCTCGGGCGCTGGCTCAACGAGCGCTACGCGATACCCGAGGAGCGCGATCCGGACGCGCCGCCGCCCTCGCCGGATCCGGAGGACTGA
- a CDS encoding phosphoribosylaminoimidazolesuccinocarboxamide synthase, protein MNTADLAPHAHQVLRDATLPELPRHYRGKVRDNYDLPDGRRILITSDRISAFDRALAAIPFKGQVLTQTARYWFEQTADLCPNHVIAYPDPNVVVGRRLEILPVEVVVRGYLAGTTSTSILTRYRAGERDMYGHRFPDEMRPNQRLPEAIITPTTKAFDGGHDEPLTEAEILERGLLTRAQWRTVSEAALALFARGTALAAERGLILADTKYEFGTDPEGRIVLADEIHTPDSSRYWFAQSYPERFAAGSAPESFDKDFVRNWVVARCDPYKDPIPEIPAEVVLETAAVYIRAYETITGARFVLPDPAEDPLERIRRNIAAYLAA, encoded by the coding sequence ATGAACACGGCAGATCTCGCCCCGCACGCGCATCAGGTCCTGCGCGACGCGACCCTGCCCGAGTTGCCCCGGCACTACCGCGGCAAGGTTCGGGACAATTACGACCTCCCTGACGGCCGGCGCATCCTCATCACCTCGGACCGGATCAGCGCCTTCGACCGGGCGCTCGCGGCCATCCCGTTCAAGGGCCAGGTCCTGACCCAGACCGCCCGCTACTGGTTCGAGCAGACCGCCGACCTCTGCCCGAACCACGTCATCGCCTATCCCGACCCGAACGTGGTGGTCGGCCGGCGCCTCGAGATCCTACCCGTGGAGGTGGTGGTGCGCGGCTACCTCGCGGGCACCACATCGACGTCGATCCTGACGCGCTACCGCGCCGGCGAGCGGGACATGTACGGCCACCGCTTCCCCGACGAGATGCGGCCGAACCAGCGGCTGCCGGAGGCGATCATCACGCCGACCACCAAGGCGTTCGACGGCGGCCACGACGAGCCGCTCACCGAGGCGGAGATCCTCGAGCGCGGATTGCTGACGCGCGCGCAGTGGCGGACCGTGTCCGAGGCGGCCCTGGCGCTGTTCGCGCGCGGGACGGCCCTGGCGGCGGAGCGCGGCCTGATCCTGGCCGACACGAAGTACGAGTTCGGAACGGATCCGGAAGGCCGGATCGTCCTCGCCGACGAGATCCACACGCCGGACAGCAGCCGGTACTGGTTCGCCCAGAGCTATCCCGAGCGCTTCGCCGCGGGTTCGGCCCCGGAGAGCTTCGACAAGGACTTCGTGCGCAACTGGGTCGTCGCCCGCTGCGACCCCTACAAGGACCCGATCCCGGAGATTCCGGCCGAGGTCGTCCTGGAGACCGCCGCGGTCTACATCCGCGCCTACGAGACGATCACCGGCGCGCGCTTCGTCCTGCCGGACCCGGCGGAGGATCCCCTGGAGCGGATCCGGCGCAACATCGCCGCCTATCTCGCGGCCTAG
- a CDS encoding Crp/Fnr family transcriptional regulator — protein MYETPQPSGRDPFLRRIETVALFRLTDAERAALATIPMQVAQFEPNQDIIREGDRPSRSFALLSGIACTYKSTRAGKRQVMSYHVPGDVPDFQSLFLEVLDINIATVSACRLGFVQHDAVRAMLRAHPRLNEVFWRATLIDAAMVREWMLNTGRREAYARMAHLFCELVTRLGAVGLAPDLTCDLPMTQPELADALGITSVHVNRTVRDLRAAGLIALRGRRLTVNDWAGLQEAAEFDPTYLHLRDAETR, from the coding sequence ATGTACGAGACACCCCAACCGTCGGGCAGAGACCCGTTCCTACGCCGGATCGAGACGGTGGCCCTGTTCCGGCTGACCGACGCGGAGCGCGCCGCGCTCGCCACGATCCCCATGCAGGTCGCCCAGTTCGAGCCCAATCAGGACATCATCCGGGAGGGCGACCGCCCGTCCCGGAGCTTCGCGCTGCTCAGCGGGATCGCCTGCACCTACAAGTCGACCCGTGCGGGCAAGCGGCAGGTGATGAGCTACCATGTCCCCGGGGACGTGCCGGATTTCCAGAGCCTGTTCCTGGAGGTGCTCGACATCAACATCGCCACGGTGAGCGCCTGCCGCCTCGGCTTCGTCCAGCACGACGCGGTCCGGGCCATGCTGCGGGCGCACCCGCGGCTCAACGAGGTGTTCTGGCGCGCGACGCTGATCGACGCCGCCATGGTCCGGGAGTGGATGCTCAACACCGGGCGCCGCGAAGCCTATGCCCGGATGGCCCACCTGTTCTGCGAGCTGGTGACGCGGCTCGGCGCGGTCGGGCTGGCGCCCGACCTGACCTGCGACTTGCCGATGACGCAGCCGGAACTCGCGGACGCCCTCGGCATCACGTCGGTCCACGTCAACCGCACGGTTCGCGATCTGCGAGCCGCCGGCCTCATCGCGCTGCGGGGTCGCCGCCTCACCGTCAACGACTGGGCCGGGCTGCAGGAGGCGGCGGAGTTCGACCCGACCTACCTGCACCTGCGCGATGCGGAGACGCGCTGA
- a CDS encoding Maf-like protein — protein MDAKPEAIGATPEPTARLVLASASPRRLALLQQIGIEPAALLPAEIDETPRKAEPPRELARRLARTKLATAEAALHLEDTATPTWLLSADTVVAVGRRVLPKAEVPDEAADCLRLLSGRQHRVYTAVCVLSPRGRRERIVESRVRFKRLSGRDIQGYVASGEWRGKAGGYAIQGLAGAFVVKLVGSYSGVVGLPLYETLSLLDGEGYPVRAGWGALA, from the coding sequence ATGGACGCCAAACCTGAAGCGATCGGCGCGACGCCGGAGCCGACAGCGCGACTCGTGCTCGCCTCCGCTTCGCCGCGCCGTCTCGCGCTCCTCCAGCAGATCGGGATCGAGCCGGCGGCGCTCCTGCCGGCCGAGATCGACGAGACGCCGCGCAAGGCCGAGCCGCCGCGCGAACTGGCGCGCCGCCTCGCGCGGACGAAGCTCGCCACCGCCGAGGCGGCGCTTCACCTGGAGGACACCGCGACACCCACCTGGCTCCTGTCGGCCGACACGGTGGTGGCGGTCGGGCGGCGCGTCCTGCCGAAGGCCGAGGTTCCCGACGAGGCCGCGGATTGCCTGCGCCTGCTCTCGGGGCGGCAGCACCGGGTCTACACGGCGGTCTGCGTCCTCTCGCCCCGCGGGCGCCGCGAGCGGATCGTCGAGAGCCGCGTCCGGTTCAAGCGCCTCTCGGGCCGCGACATCCAGGGCTACGTGGCCTCGGGCGAGTGGCGCGGCAAAGCCGGCGGCTACGCGATCCAGGGACTGGCCGGAGCCTTCGTGGTGAAGCTGGTCGGCTCGTACAGCGGCGTGGTCGGCCTGCCGCTCTACGAGACCCTCAGTCTGCTCGACGGCGAGGGCTATCCCGTCCGGGCCGGGTGGGGCGCCCTGGCATGA
- a CDS encoding DUF2312 domain-containing protein: MTDMTDTVGVAGDRIRSIIERVERLEEEIKDLMEAKKEVFAEAKGEGLDVKVLKEILKIRKQDKDERDEQETLLDVYLRAMDAPSPAPIAVAA, translated from the coding sequence ATGACCGACATGACCGACACCGTGGGCGTCGCGGGCGACCGCATCCGCTCGATCATCGAGCGCGTGGAACGGCTGGAGGAGGAGATCAAGGACCTGATGGAGGCCAAGAAGGAGGTCTTCGCCGAGGCCAAGGGCGAGGGTCTCGACGTGAAGGTGCTCAAGGAGATCCTGAAGATCCGCAAGCAGGACAAGGACGAGCGCGACGAGCAGGAGACGCTCCTCGACGTCTACCTGCGCGCCATGGACGCGCCGTCGCCGGCTCCGATCGCCGTCGCGGCCTGA